A region of Nocardioides alkalitolerans DNA encodes the following proteins:
- a CDS encoding YegS/Rv2252/BmrU family lipid kinase yields the protein MRRIALLTHPGAGRGRGARARSVVLPRLRDAGFDVVDLVGRDVDEARYLAGAAVADGVEALVACGGDGTVHLALQHVVRAGLPLGVVPAGTGNDLARELGLPAAPLAAADRIIAGARRTLDVARVGDRYVATVVACGFDALVAERADAMTWPRGPLRYVAATAVELRSLAPRRYTLELDGRVRTVEGVLAAVGNTSSFGGGLRITEGAELDDGLLDVVVVRSLDRRGLVRAFPRLYRGTHTTHPAYEHHRVRSATIAAADITAYADGEPLGSLPLTVTAVPAALTVIA from the coding sequence GTGCGGCGGATCGCCCTCCTGACCCACCCCGGCGCGGGTCGCGGCCGGGGCGCCCGCGCGCGCTCCGTGGTCCTGCCCCGCCTGCGCGACGCCGGGTTCGACGTCGTGGACCTGGTCGGCCGCGACGTCGACGAGGCGCGGTACCTCGCTGGCGCGGCCGTCGCCGACGGGGTGGAGGCCCTCGTCGCGTGCGGCGGCGACGGGACGGTCCACCTCGCGCTGCAGCACGTGGTGCGGGCAGGCCTTCCGCTCGGCGTCGTGCCGGCGGGCACGGGCAACGACCTCGCGCGCGAGCTCGGGCTGCCCGCCGCCCCGCTGGCGGCCGCGGATCGGATCATCGCCGGCGCGCGCCGTACGCTCGACGTCGCCCGCGTCGGCGACCGCTACGTCGCGACCGTGGTCGCGTGCGGCTTCGACGCCCTCGTCGCCGAGCGGGCCGACGCGATGACCTGGCCGCGGGGGCCGCTGCGGTACGTCGCGGCGACCGCCGTCGAGCTCCGGAGCCTCGCCCCGCGGCGCTACACGCTCGAGCTCGACGGTCGCGTGCGTACGGTGGAGGGCGTGCTCGCGGCCGTCGGCAACACCTCGTCGTTCGGCGGGGGCCTGCGCATCACCGAGGGCGCGGAGCTCGACGACGGGCTGCTCGACGTCGTGGTCGTGCGGTCGCTCGACCGCCGCGGCCTCGTGCGCGCGTTCCCCCGGCTCTACCGCGGCACGCACACCACCCACCCGGCCTACGAGCACCACCGGGTCCGGTCGGCGACGATCGCCGCCGCCGACATCACCGCCTACGCGGACGGGGAGCCTCTCGGCTCCCTCCCGCTGACCGTGACCGCCGTTCCCGCGGCGCTCACGGTGATCGCCTGA
- the tatC gene encoding twin-arginine translocase subunit TatC: MAIKGLLRFYSVRPVHSVGDDGRMALSDHLRELRGRVMRAVTAWVVALVVALFFFDQIFALVFDPYKQAAERLGGGTDTQATIAGVGGPLVLYLKLCGMAALVVTSPYWLHQIWSFILPGLHAHERKWSRVFAAFAGPLFMIGVLVGYLTLPKGLEILIGFTQADLTNLVEFGDYFSFLVRTLLVFGISFEIPVFLILLNLTGLLPGRVIGQYRPWFIIGIFVFAAIATPSTDPFTMLFLALPMCALVGVSEVIARVLDKRKAARSPYSGLSPDEPSPI, translated from the coding sequence GTGGCTATCAAGGGACTCCTGCGCTTCTACTCGGTCCGCCCGGTCCACTCCGTCGGCGACGACGGCCGGATGGCGCTCTCCGACCACCTGCGGGAGCTGCGCGGCCGCGTGATGCGCGCCGTCACTGCGTGGGTCGTGGCACTGGTCGTCGCGCTCTTCTTCTTCGACCAGATCTTCGCGCTCGTCTTCGACCCCTACAAGCAGGCGGCGGAGCGGCTCGGCGGTGGCACCGACACCCAGGCGACCATCGCGGGCGTCGGTGGTCCGCTCGTGCTCTACCTCAAGCTCTGCGGCATGGCTGCCCTCGTGGTGACCAGCCCGTACTGGCTGCACCAGATCTGGTCGTTCATCCTCCCGGGCCTGCACGCCCACGAGCGCAAGTGGAGCCGCGTGTTCGCGGCCTTCGCCGGGCCGCTCTTCATGATCGGCGTGCTGGTGGGCTACCTGACGCTGCCCAAGGGTCTCGAGATCCTCATCGGGTTCACCCAGGCCGACCTCACCAACCTGGTGGAGTTCGGTGACTACTTCTCGTTCCTGGTGCGCACGCTGCTGGTGTTCGGCATCTCCTTCGAGATCCCGGTCTTCCTCATCCTCCTCAACCTGACCGGCCTGCTCCCGGGTCGGGTCATCGGGCAGTACCGACCGTGGTTCATCATCGGCATCTTCGTCTTCGCGGCCATCGCCACGCCGTCGACCGACCCGTTCACGATGCTCTTCCTCGCGCTCCCCATGTGTGCCCTCGTCGGCGTCTCGGAGGTCATCGCGCGGGTCCTGGACAAGCGCAAGGCCGCGCGGTCGCCGTACTCCGGGCTGTCGCCCGACGAGCCGTCGCCGATCTGA
- the tatA gene encoding Sec-independent protein translocase subunit TatA — MVQPLLAPPGGWELVLIVLVIVLLFGAKKLPELARGTGQALRIFKSETKGLIDDDDKDAKDAPAPNAAADPATRPLEARQVEDAEAVRQERRDTTNG; from the coding sequence GTGGTCCAGCCACTTCTCGCCCCGCCCGGTGGGTGGGAGCTCGTCCTGATCGTCCTGGTGATCGTGCTGCTGTTCGGCGCCAAGAAGCTCCCCGAGCTCGCCCGCGGCACCGGCCAGGCTCTCCGCATCTTCAAGTCGGAGACCAAGGGTCTGATCGACGACGACGACAAGGACGCCAAGGACGCCCCGGCCCCCAACGCCGCCGCCGACCCCGCCACGCGCCCGCTCGAGGCCCGCCAGGTGGAGGACGCCGAGGCCGTGCGCCAGGAGCGTCGCGACACCACCAACGGCTGA
- a CDS encoding WYL domain-containing protein: protein MSTAGTGAREQVGRMLALVPYLNARGTVHVEEAARDLGLTPQQIVKDLHVLFMCGLPGGYPDDLIDVDISALVQPDGDRLIRMSNADYLDRPLRLSPTEASALVVALRVVRGSAEADARDVVDRVLHKLEAALGDEAAIDAGEDGSGVDPAADVRAQLEEAVAAERQVLLRYHVPSRDEVVERTVDPHLVTEHGNVAYLDAWCHAADAPRTFRVDRIVEARTLDTPVVVRADASPAEATESEAAQATFEPFVPPADSPLATLLLDAEVRWLPDYLPVVAQRDRADGRSEVDLHVVDPRWLVRLVSRHAPHVTVLAPAELAASFTARAQETLSLYA from the coding sequence ATGAGCACGGCCGGCACCGGCGCCCGCGAGCAGGTCGGGCGGATGCTCGCCCTCGTGCCCTACCTCAACGCGCGGGGCACCGTGCACGTCGAGGAGGCCGCGCGGGACCTGGGGCTGACGCCGCAGCAGATCGTGAAGGACCTGCACGTGCTCTTCATGTGCGGGCTGCCCGGCGGCTATCCCGACGACCTCATCGACGTCGACATCTCGGCGCTGGTGCAGCCGGACGGCGACCGCCTGATCCGCATGTCGAACGCCGACTACCTCGACCGCCCGCTGCGGCTCTCGCCCACCGAGGCCTCTGCCCTCGTGGTGGCGCTCCGCGTCGTACGCGGGTCGGCGGAGGCGGACGCCCGGGACGTCGTGGACCGGGTGCTGCACAAGCTGGAGGCCGCCCTCGGTGACGAGGCGGCCATCGACGCGGGGGAGGACGGCTCGGGCGTGGACCCGGCCGCCGACGTGCGGGCGCAGCTGGAGGAGGCGGTGGCCGCGGAGCGGCAGGTGCTGCTGCGCTACCACGTGCCCTCGCGGGACGAGGTGGTCGAGCGCACGGTCGACCCGCACCTCGTCACCGAGCACGGGAACGTGGCCTACCTCGACGCCTGGTGCCACGCCGCCGACGCGCCCCGCACCTTCCGCGTCGACCGCATCGTGGAGGCCCGCACCCTGGACACGCCCGTGGTCGTCCGCGCCGACGCCTCCCCGGCGGAGGCGACCGAGTCCGAGGCGGCGCAGGCGACGTTCGAGCCGTTCGTGCCGCCCGCGGACAGCCCGCTCGCGACGCTGCTCCTCGACGCCGAGGTGCGGTGGCTGCCGGACTACCTCCCCGTCGTCGCGCAGCGTGACCGCGCTGACGGCCGGTCGGAGGTCGACCTCCACGTCGTCGACCCGCGGTGGCTCGTGCGCCTCGTCTCGCGGCACGCACCGCACGTCACCGTCCTGGCGCCGGCGGAGCTCGCCGCATCGTTCACCGCGCGTGCACAGGAGACCCTCAGCCTGTACGCCTGA